In the Alphaproteobacteria bacterium genome, AACCTGCCTGTTGCACGATCCTACCGGACTTGATTCACCCCCGCCGGTATGCATCTTCGCATGACGCAACGCCACCGAGGTATCCATGAGCTCCGTCCGATCGCTCTCTGGTCTTCTTGCTGGTTTTGTCCTCGCGATTTCCCTCGGCTCGCCAGCCGAGGCTCGCACGACGCAGCGCACGCCGGTCCGCGCGAATTACGATGGCAACTGGAGTGTGTTGATCGTCACCAACAGCGGTCCGTGCGATCGGGGATACCGCTACGGCCTGTCAATTCGCGGCGGCCGGGTCTTCTACGAAGGCAGCCTCGCGGTCAATGTCGATGGCCAAGTGGCTCCGAACGGTGCAGTGCGGGTGCGTGTCTCTGCCGGTTCACAGGGCGCGAGCGGCATCGGCCGCCTATCGAGCGACGGTTACGGTGAGGGCTCGTGGCGGGGGGAAGGTTCCGCCGGCAACTGCTGGGGGACCTGGACGGCAGAGCGGCGCGCCCCGTACTAAGGCCGTCCGGGCAGGCTAAAAGCCGGAATTGGCGGCAGACGCCTCGACAGCGCTCCATGATAGACCATTCGCGCCATGTCCCATTGCGCGATCTGCCGTGGGATGCAGATGCCGCGACAGAGGCGATCGCCGAAATTGCCGCTGATACGCTTGCTCATTTCGAGCCTGAACTGCTTTGGCCGGCGCATCCGCTCGATGACGAGAAAAGGCATAGCGGCATCTACTACGGTGCGGCGGGCGTTGTCTGGGGCGTCGACTACCTGAGGCGCGTCGGCGCGATCGAGGCTGATTTCGATTTCCGGCCTCATATGCCGCGGCTGCTGGCCACGATTCAGGCGGAGATGACGTCTTACGGAGATTATGCGGCCCACGGCTCACTTTTGGCCGGCGATATGGGCACTGCGCTCGTCGCGATGCGGCTTGCGCCGTCCGCCGCCATGGCCGAACTCGTCTACGCACGCGCCGACGCGAACACGCGGCTGCCTATTCGGGAGCTGATGTGGGGGATGCCCGGCTCGATGCTCGCGTGTCTCTTCATGAGCGAGATGACGAGCGAAGCGCGCTGGCGGTCGCTGTTTGATGTGCAAGCAGCCCGACTCCTTGCCGACCTGCAGGAAACGCCTGATGGCCCGATCTGGGAACAGGATCTTTATGGCCAGCATGCGAAGTTCCTCGGGCCGGTCCACGGCTATGCGGGCAACATGATTCCGCTCTTGCGCGGATGGGATTGGCTGACGGATGAGCAGCGAACGCGCGTGATCGATGCGATCCCGCGCACACTCAGCCGGTATGCCTGGCGAACCGAAATCGGAGCGTCGTGGCGGCCGAGAGTCGTTGGCGACACACCACCGTCGCTTTGCCAGTACTGCCACGGAGCTCCGGGCATGGTGGCGACATTTGCCGGTGCGCCGTTCAAGCAACCGGAGCTGGAGACGCTTCTCGAGGAGGGAGCACAATTTACCTGGGCGGCAGGGCCGCTCGCCAAAGGCTCCAATCTTTGCCATGGCACCGGCGGCAACGGGTATGCGTTCCTCAGGCTCTATCAACGAACGCAGAACGCGATGTGGCTCGAACGCGCCCGGGCGTTCGCAATGACGGCTATTGCGCAGTGCCGGGAGGCACGCCACGACTACGGACGCGGCCGATACTCGCTTTGGACCGGTGACGTGGGCCTTGCGACCTATCTTTGGGACTGTCTGACTGGCGTGCCGCGTTTTCCGACGGTCGATGTTTTCTGACACACGACTTGCTCAGGGTGACGCACCAAAGCCGGCGCCGCCGCGGCTCATGCCGCGGCGGGTTACTGTGGCGAGAACATTCGCGAAGCTTTCGCGAGACCTATGCCGCCTTGCGATTGACCGAGCTCTCGGCGATCGCGGTCAGCTTCTTGTCGGCCGCCTTTTCCTCCTCGAGATTCTGCTGCAGCACGGTCGCGCAATCGTTGCGGCCAAGCTGCTTTGCCCAGGCGATCAACGTGCCGTAGCGCGTCATTTCGTAGTGTTCGACCGCCTGTGCGGCAGCAATCAGCGCGGCATCGAGCACCTGCTTGTCATCGACCTCGCCGGCAACCTCTTCGGCTTCCTCGATGATGCCGTCGATCGCCGGGCAATCGATGCCCTCGGCCTTCACGCCGTGCATCTGAAACACCTGCTCGACGCGCTTCACGTGCGTGCGCGTCTCCGCGAGATGGCTCTTGAAGCTCTCCTTTAGTTTCGGATCGGTCGCCTTCTCGATCATGCCGGGCAAGGCTTTCACGATCTGGTTTTCCGCGTAGTAAATGTCCTTCAGTGTGTGAACGAACAGGTCGTCCATCGTCTCGATGTCTTTCGAGAACAAGCCCATGGCGTTATCCTTCTCGGTGAGTTTTCGTTGGTGAACGGAACCCGCTGGGAGCCAAGGGCTCCGTCATGTCTCGTCAACGATGCAACGAAAGGTCCGTTCCGGTTCCCGGCGAGGGAACGCCCGCTGTTCGGCGCGCGTTTTCATGCGGGCGGCACCCGCGTCGACGGAGCACTCTCATGCCGCGTCATTTTCTGTTTGTTCTTGCGATCGCCGGCGCTGTGACTGGCGCCAGTGCACAGACCCCGCCGCCGGCTGAGGCGCCGAAAGACTGCCCGCCGGGTACAGGCGCGAATGCGCCTGGAATCAACAGCAACGATTCGAAGGGTACGCTCAGCGACAAGCTCGCCTCCTCTAAAGGTATCATTTGTCCGCCGAGCATCGACCCCCATATGCAGCAGAGGCCGCCGGCAGGTGGCGCCATGAAAGTCGTCCCACCGCCCGGGTCACCGGGTGGCGACCAGAGCGTGGAACCGAAATAGCCATGCGCAAGCTTTTCATCGTTCTGCCGCTGGTCGCGCTGCTCGCGATCGCCCTCTGGTTTATGGTCTATTCCTGGACCGCGATCGAAGGCCCCTCGATCCCCACGGTCGGTTACGTGGCGATGGCGCTCGGCGTCGTCTTTTCGCTCGTTGTCGGCTGCGGCCTGATGGCTCTCGTCTTTTATTCAAGCCGCGGCGGCTACGACGCGCCGCCTCACTATGACCTCGGAGACGAGGGCCCAACGACCTGACGATTCCAGCCCTA is a window encoding:
- a CDS encoding ferritin-like domain-containing protein; its protein translation is MGLFSKDIETMDDLFVHTLKDIYYAENQIVKALPGMIEKATDPKLKESFKSHLAETRTHVKRVEQVFQMHGVKAEGIDCPAIDGIIEEAEEVAGEVDDKQVLDAALIAAAQAVEHYEMTRYGTLIAWAKQLGRNDCATVLQQNLEEEKAADKKLTAIAESSVNRKAA
- a CDS encoding LanC-like protein — encoded protein: MIDHSRHVPLRDLPWDADAATEAIAEIAADTLAHFEPELLWPAHPLDDEKRHSGIYYGAAGVVWGVDYLRRVGAIEADFDFRPHMPRLLATIQAEMTSYGDYAAHGSLLAGDMGTALVAMRLAPSAAMAELVYARADANTRLPIRELMWGMPGSMLACLFMSEMTSEARWRSLFDVQAARLLADLQETPDGPIWEQDLYGQHAKFLGPVHGYAGNMIPLLRGWDWLTDEQRTRVIDAIPRTLSRYAWRTEIGASWRPRVVGDTPPSLCQYCHGAPGMVATFAGAPFKQPELETLLEEGAQFTWAAGPLAKGSNLCHGTGGNGYAFLRLYQRTQNAMWLERARAFAMTAIAQCREARHDYGRGRYSLWTGDVGLATYLWDCLTGVPRFPTVDVF